The proteins below are encoded in one region of Aquisphaera giovannonii:
- a CDS encoding DUF1549 and DUF1553 domain-containing protein codes for MILTAALAAATARAGDTPRSAASSKPAPARPPGRAAFLDRLLEQSWKSAGVTPARPATDEEYLRRVYLDVLGRIPSVAEARAFLLTKEPDRREKLVDSLLEHPDYPKNYGTIWTVLLIGRGNQGRMVDRAALAGWLRKQFAADRPWNEIVNDLVSASGSNKENGAVNYTLAHLEGEAVPLTSRTTRLFLGQQIQCTQCHDHPSNDWKQGDFWGINAFFKGLKAEDRTAVNETGLEAYDHTELRDEPTDAFVRFDKRNGLVGIAFPRFLDGRKISQGTDVNRRLELARMISDPKSDLMARAFVNRMWAHFHGRGFVNPVDDMGPHNAPVQPEILDKLALEFKSSGYDVKQLIRWITSGRSYHLSSYKPKGADKEDTLFQVMQLRPMTPEQLFDSLLTATGAHKAGNAQAADRKRDAWLRQFTFAFGNDEGEEATNFQGTIPQALMMMNGELMNDALSGKGGSFLEGAVEQAQQQSRAPGAYLVNQVYLAALSRLPNRKEADRAVHYLENHPDSLQVVQDLFWALLNSNEFILIH; via the coding sequence ATGATCCTGACTGCGGCCCTGGCCGCCGCGACGGCCCGGGCGGGGGACACGCCCCGGTCGGCCGCTTCGTCGAAGCCCGCCCCCGCCCGCCCGCCGGGCCGGGCGGCGTTCCTCGACCGCCTGCTGGAGCAGAGCTGGAAGTCCGCGGGCGTGACCCCCGCGCGGCCGGCCACGGATGAGGAATACCTCCGGCGGGTCTACCTCGACGTCCTGGGGCGGATCCCGTCGGTCGCGGAGGCGCGGGCGTTCCTGCTGACGAAGGAGCCGGACAGGCGGGAGAAGCTCGTCGATTCGCTGCTGGAGCACCCGGACTATCCCAAGAACTACGGCACGATCTGGACGGTCCTCCTGATCGGGCGGGGCAACCAGGGGCGGATGGTGGACCGGGCCGCGCTGGCGGGGTGGCTGCGCAAGCAGTTCGCCGCCGACAGGCCGTGGAACGAGATCGTCAACGACCTCGTCTCCGCCTCCGGTTCGAACAAGGAGAACGGCGCGGTCAACTACACGCTGGCTCACCTGGAGGGCGAGGCCGTCCCGCTCACCTCGCGGACGACGCGGCTGTTCCTGGGCCAGCAGATCCAGTGCACCCAGTGCCACGACCACCCGTCGAACGACTGGAAGCAGGGCGACTTCTGGGGCATCAACGCCTTCTTCAAGGGCCTGAAGGCCGAGGACAGGACGGCCGTCAACGAGACCGGCCTGGAGGCCTACGACCACACCGAGCTGCGCGACGAGCCGACCGACGCCTTCGTCCGGTTCGACAAGCGGAACGGGCTGGTAGGCATCGCCTTCCCCCGCTTCCTCGACGGTCGCAAGATCAGCCAGGGCACGGACGTGAATCGCCGGCTGGAACTCGCCCGGATGATCTCCGATCCCAAGAGCGACCTGATGGCGCGGGCCTTCGTGAACCGGATGTGGGCGCACTTCCACGGCCGGGGATTCGTCAACCCGGTGGACGACATGGGGCCGCACAACGCGCCGGTCCAGCCGGAGATCCTGGACAAGCTGGCGCTGGAGTTCAAGTCGTCCGGCTACGACGTGAAGCAGCTCATCCGCTGGATCACCTCCGGGCGCTCCTACCACCTCAGCAGCTACAAGCCCAAGGGCGCCGACAAGGAAGACACCCTCTTCCAGGTCATGCAGCTCCGGCCCATGACCCCCGAGCAGCTCTTCGATTCGCTCCTGACGGCCACCGGGGCCCACAAGGCCGGAAACGCCCAGGCCGCCGACCGGAAGAGGGACGCCTGGCTCCGCCAGTTCACCTTCGCCTTCGGCAACGACGAGGGCGAGGAGGCGACGAATTTCCAGGGGACGATCCCCCAGGCCCTCATGATGATGAACGGGGAGCTCATGAACGACGCGCTCTCCGGCAAGGGGGGCAGCTTCCTGGAGGGGGCCGTCGAGCAGGCCCAGCAGCAATCGCGGGCCCCCGGGGCGTACCTCGTCAACCAGGTCTACCTCGCGGCCCTCAGCCGGCTGCCGAACCGGAAGGAGGCCGACCGTGCCGTCCACTATCTGGAGAACCACCCGGACTCGCTGCAGGTGGTCCAGGACCTCTTCTGGGCGCTCCTCAATTCCAACGAGTTCATCCTGATCCACTGA
- a CDS encoding DUF1501 domain-containing protein: protein MTPRPLPNPSRRHFLGHLAGTAMGVPALQFFSSLRAGAETARRNHRSCIVLWMSGGPSHLDIWDLKPESEKNGGPFRPIDTSAAGVKITEHLPKVAKQMHHLNIIRSLDSKEGNHDRGNYLMHTGYVPNPTVVHPGWGSVCAFEVGEQLKNFDLPHCIAINEPGQGAGFLGMSYSPFMIQNPNAPIANMRPPAEVDGARFARRLEMLGQVENDFIAQRKSQMATDHKAVYSKTVRMMNSRLKSIFDLNTESPAIREAYGKGSFGSGCLLARRLVEQGVTYVEVALGGWDTHANNFDTLSNRLLPELDQGMGTLVADLAQRGLLDSTLVVWMGEFGRTPRINQNAGRDHWPRSWSVVVGGGGLKGGQTIGATDKDGVDVVDRPVGVMDLIATMTKSMNINVETQYTTPRGRPIKVVDGGQPIKELIG, encoded by the coding sequence GTGACCCCCCGCCCGCTGCCGAATCCCAGCCGCCGCCACTTCCTGGGCCACCTCGCCGGCACCGCGATGGGCGTGCCGGCGCTGCAGTTCTTCTCGTCCCTGCGGGCCGGCGCGGAGACGGCCAGGAGGAACCACCGGAGCTGCATCGTGCTCTGGATGTCCGGCGGCCCGAGCCACCTGGACATCTGGGACCTCAAGCCCGAGAGCGAGAAGAACGGCGGCCCGTTCCGGCCGATCGACACCTCCGCGGCCGGCGTGAAGATCACCGAGCATCTGCCCAAGGTCGCGAAGCAGATGCACCACCTGAACATCATCCGCTCGCTCGACTCCAAGGAGGGGAACCACGACCGCGGCAACTACCTGATGCACACCGGCTACGTGCCCAACCCCACGGTCGTGCACCCGGGCTGGGGGTCGGTCTGCGCGTTCGAGGTCGGCGAGCAGCTCAAGAACTTCGACCTGCCGCACTGCATCGCGATCAACGAGCCGGGGCAGGGGGCCGGGTTCCTGGGCATGTCGTACTCGCCCTTCATGATCCAGAACCCCAACGCGCCGATCGCCAACATGAGGCCGCCGGCGGAGGTCGACGGCGCCCGGTTCGCCCGCCGCCTGGAGATGCTCGGCCAGGTGGAGAACGACTTCATCGCCCAGCGCAAGAGCCAGATGGCCACCGACCACAAGGCCGTCTACTCCAAGACGGTCCGGATGATGAACTCGAGGCTGAAGTCCATCTTCGACCTGAACACCGAATCCCCCGCGATCCGCGAGGCGTACGGCAAGGGCTCGTTCGGATCCGGCTGCCTGCTGGCCCGCCGGCTGGTGGAGCAGGGCGTGACGTATGTGGAGGTCGCGCTCGGCGGCTGGGACACCCACGCGAACAACTTCGACACCCTCTCCAATCGCCTGCTCCCCGAGCTCGACCAGGGCATGGGGACGCTGGTTGCCGACCTGGCCCAGCGAGGCCTGCTCGACTCGACGCTCGTCGTCTGGATGGGCGAGTTCGGCCGGACGCCCCGGATCAACCAGAACGCCGGCCGCGACCACTGGCCGAGGAGCTGGTCGGTCGTCGTCGGCGGGGGCGGCCTCAAGGGGGGCCAGACGATCGGGGCGACCGACAAGGACGGCGTCGACGTCGTCGACCGGCCGGTCGGCGTGATGGACCTCATCGCCACGATGACCAAGAGCATGAACATCAACGTCGAGACCCAGTACACGACGCCCCGCGGCCGGCCCATCAAGGTGGTCGACGGCGGCCAGCCGATCAAGGAGCTGATCGGCTGA